Proteins co-encoded in one Synergistaceae bacterium genomic window:
- a CDS encoding GGDEF domain-containing protein, with the protein MSEHTLYSEEYRTEVEGENSSLRQYSVELERELMRMRRTEKVLHEMEQRYLIFMESTVFLYVLLAPNGTFRVMNRRAEEFFGFQVKLGGGVTLQSLSTPGDEGEVESMLKEAIAKNAHAVLPIIRADATWGWLDMELFASVYQGEPSIQIIAFDITNLMKGKAEEVSASYPEAEDSPAYAIRILNSCPGLLCFAVDKKGTLLYSTRGYREIAKRFLGHECVMGFPYPVSLETVFDMELQELIQDAFLGNTATTVLVERSAQNNNRWNVTVAPLVTPSNEVAGAVVYLASMMRHEEQEAPPFLVNPEKSGAKEISRPTDRFEPAQIELLNIIPRMFCVVDDKGFCIEANTNFLKTLKLKRDDVVGHLLASLALESDPVNEKLKERLHHALQGKSFEELECRVCTKDGEVLSLGLSGIRMSWEADVMTLVSCMDNTRLRRTEEQLQRVSTTDISTGVLNRQGMERVISMEIERTVRYHGSLSLIVLDIDGFRYANEQIGYAAADRILQEVVIAIKTRIRNVDYLGRWGGDEFALLTSLPLFAATQLAKKLRDMVEHNVFGENRSLTFSAGVAEYRKSMDITAFVAAAYDAMVEAKREGGNRTVQAREDPDNSQNKQSKQIIERA; encoded by the coding sequence ATGTCTGAACACACTCTCTACTCCGAGGAATATCGGACGGAAGTCGAAGGAGAAAATAGTAGTCTTCGCCAGTATTCCGTTGAGCTGGAGAGAGAACTGATGAGGATGAGGCGTACCGAAAAGGTCCTGCACGAAATGGAGCAGCGCTATCTGATTTTTATGGAGAGCACTGTCTTTTTGTATGTCCTCCTCGCTCCTAACGGAACCTTTCGCGTCATGAATCGCCGAGCGGAGGAGTTCTTCGGATTCCAGGTAAAATTGGGAGGTGGTGTGACGTTGCAATCACTTTCCACGCCGGGAGACGAGGGCGAGGTGGAGTCCATGCTAAAAGAGGCGATAGCGAAAAACGCCCATGCCGTTCTGCCTATCATCCGCGCTGACGCCACGTGGGGATGGTTGGACATGGAGCTTTTCGCCTCCGTTTACCAGGGCGAGCCTTCAATACAGATCATCGCGTTCGACATCACCAATTTGATGAAGGGAAAGGCGGAGGAAGTATCCGCCTCTTACCCGGAGGCCGAGGACAGTCCTGCCTATGCCATACGGATTTTGAACAGTTGCCCGGGACTGCTTTGTTTTGCTGTGGACAAAAAAGGAACCTTGCTCTACTCTACCCGCGGGTATCGGGAAATCGCCAAACGTTTCCTGGGTCATGAATGCGTGATGGGTTTCCCTTATCCTGTCAGCCTCGAAACGGTATTCGACATGGAGTTGCAGGAACTGATACAGGACGCATTCTTGGGAAATACGGCCACCACCGTGCTGGTGGAAAGAAGCGCCCAGAACAACAACCGATGGAACGTGACGGTAGCGCCTCTGGTGACCCCTTCAAACGAGGTCGCGGGGGCTGTTGTGTATCTCGCGTCGATGATGCGGCACGAAGAGCAGGAAGCCCCTCCGTTTCTGGTGAATCCAGAAAAATCGGGCGCGAAGGAGATCTCGCGGCCCACCGACCGCTTCGAACCCGCTCAAATCGAACTTCTGAACATCATTCCGCGAATGTTTTGCGTCGTGGACGACAAGGGTTTTTGTATTGAGGCCAACACTAATTTTTTGAAAACACTGAAATTGAAGCGAGACGACGTGGTGGGTCATTTGTTAGCGAGCCTGGCGCTGGAGAGTGACCCGGTAAACGAGAAGCTGAAAGAAAGGCTGCATCATGCGCTTCAGGGAAAATCTTTCGAAGAACTGGAGTGCCGCGTATGCACCAAAGATGGAGAAGTCCTCTCTCTGGGACTAAGTGGGATACGCATGAGCTGGGAAGCGGACGTCATGACGCTAGTTAGCTGCATGGATAATACTCGATTACGCCGCACAGAAGAGCAGCTTCAGCGGGTGTCCACCACGGATATCTCCACGGGGGTCCTGAACCGTCAAGGTATGGAGCGTGTTATCTCTATGGAGATCGAGCGAACGGTCCGATACCATGGTTCTTTGTCACTGATCGTGCTGGATATCGATGGATTTCGATATGCAAACGAGCAGATCGGTTACGCCGCCGCCGATAGGATCCTTCAAGAGGTGGTCATAGCCATCAAGACTCGCATTCGCAACGTGGATTACCTGGGACGCTGGGGGGGCGATGAGTTCGCTCTACTGACGTCGTTGCCTTTGTTCGCGGCCACCCAATTGGCGAAGAAACTTCGAGATATGGTGGAGCACAACGTGTTCGGAGAAAACCGGTCTTTGACTTTTAGCGCCGGTGTCGCGGAGTACCGGAAGTCCATGGATATCACAGCTTTTGTGGCCGCGGCCTATGACGCGATGGTAGAAGCCAAACGAGAGGGCGGGAACCGGACCGTTCAGGCCCGAGAGGACCCCGATAATTCACAAAATAAGCAAAGTAAACAAATAATCGAGCGAGCGTAA
- a CDS encoding DUF3488 and transglutaminase-like domain-containing protein, producing MAPRITSTGTSFPLKSVLNFAVAIFAILVFFMGRELIGALYAWGFLGLLAVAFFIDHSALPHPSRILINLTTVAALVAIFVRVRFNFLIEALMESILLMVAVKMLEDKHPRDYVQIVLLGVASLLCYSMLSAEKDFIVYCFGMGLTSTLILLLSTWLDKDPRAFVSVRELRQLFTRTGVIFLAMLPLCLLLFFGLPRINSPIFGTRGRYGIAATGFSEQVQLGDVSHIQSNNKLAFRAKMAPLNYNDPYWRGMVLDIFEGRVWVSSRNTLGRGNFIPEADAPRIEQEIVLEAGNRGVLFALDQPFAILGVDTILDGDGAFRYRSRNVGRRLRYKAMSVVSSQMRPAFTVDTRRYLTLPVGFIPRLRSLVENMIQGMNNREKVSAVMGFLSSSEFLYSLEGLPNTGNALEQFIFVNKRGNCEYFAAAMGVMLRMAGVPARLVAGYRGGVYNEAGGYYMVQEQNAHVWVEAWDSEKKVWVRHEPTPAGTVLSSALSSYDTFSMYLDLLDYQWSKLINYNWDTQIDLARNLRDVLHNPRASLPPTQDGFRRLGAALSFPATVLAVLAACVALFILVHTLKKRRPEIVLLNDFLRAMRRNGYRRHESEGLSEFLERVDDANLRILALPFVRNFEGCYYRDRPMDSELHQKLRQRIKKIYRSRKVLY from the coding sequence ATGGCCCCGAGAATAACAAGCACCGGCACGTCTTTTCCCCTGAAAAGCGTCCTAAACTTCGCTGTGGCTATTTTCGCGATCCTGGTTTTTTTCATGGGCCGAGAGCTGATCGGGGCGCTCTACGCCTGGGGGTTTTTGGGCCTGTTAGCCGTCGCGTTTTTCATTGACCACAGCGCGCTTCCTCACCCGTCCCGTATTTTGATCAACCTGACGACTGTGGCCGCTTTAGTCGCGATTTTCGTCCGCGTGCGGTTCAACTTCCTTATCGAGGCCCTTATGGAGTCAATTCTCTTAATGGTCGCCGTTAAAATGCTGGAGGACAAACACCCCCGCGACTATGTTCAGATCGTGCTGCTAGGAGTGGCTTCCTTGCTCTGCTACTCGATGCTCTCCGCTGAGAAAGACTTCATCGTCTACTGTTTCGGAATGGGACTAACGTCCACTTTGATCCTGCTTCTTTCCACTTGGCTTGACAAGGATCCCCGCGCTTTTGTGAGTGTCAGGGAGCTGCGGCAACTTTTCACGCGTACAGGGGTCATCTTCCTCGCCATGTTGCCACTGTGTCTGCTCCTTTTCTTCGGTCTGCCCCGGATCAATTCTCCTATCTTTGGAACACGCGGGCGCTATGGAATCGCCGCCACGGGGTTTTCCGAACAAGTCCAATTGGGAGACGTGTCCCATATTCAGTCCAACAACAAACTGGCCTTTCGCGCGAAAATGGCGCCCCTGAACTATAATGACCCTTACTGGCGCGGTATGGTGTTGGATATTTTCGAGGGACGGGTGTGGGTTTCCTCTCGAAATACCCTCGGTAGAGGCAATTTCATCCCGGAGGCAGACGCGCCTCGTATAGAACAGGAAATCGTTCTGGAGGCTGGGAACCGGGGTGTTCTTTTCGCCCTAGACCAACCCTTCGCCATACTAGGAGTGGACACCATCTTGGACGGAGACGGGGCTTTTCGCTACCGTTCCCGTAACGTAGGCCGACGCTTGCGGTACAAAGCTATGTCGGTGGTGTCATCTCAGATGAGGCCGGCGTTTACGGTCGATACTAGACGCTATTTGACGTTGCCCGTTGGTTTCATTCCCCGGCTTCGTTCTCTGGTAGAGAACATGATCCAAGGGATGAACAATCGGGAAAAAGTCTCCGCCGTGATGGGCTTTCTATCTTCATCGGAGTTTTTGTATTCCCTCGAAGGGTTGCCCAACACGGGGAATGCTCTGGAGCAGTTCATCTTCGTCAATAAAAGGGGCAACTGCGAGTACTTTGCGGCGGCTATGGGTGTAATGCTCCGCATGGCAGGGGTTCCGGCTCGATTAGTGGCAGGATATCGAGGCGGAGTCTATAACGAAGCGGGCGGATATTACATGGTGCAGGAGCAGAACGCTCACGTATGGGTCGAGGCTTGGGACTCGGAAAAAAAGGTTTGGGTACGCCATGAGCCTACCCCTGCGGGCACCGTCTTGAGCTCCGCTCTTTCCTCCTACGATACCTTCTCAATGTATCTGGATTTGCTGGATTACCAGTGGTCGAAGTTGATAAACTACAATTGGGATACGCAAATAGACCTGGCGCGAAACTTGAGAGATGTTCTTCACAACCCGCGTGCGTCGCTTCCTCCCACCCAGGATGGATTTCGGCGTCTGGGAGCCGCTCTGTCTTTTCCCGCCACAGTGTTGGCTGTTCTCGCGGCCTGCGTCGCGCTTTTTATCCTCGTCCATACCCTGAAAAAACGCCGGCCGGAGATCGTTCTTCTAAATGACTTCTTGCGCGCCATGCGGCGCAACGGCTACCGTCGCCACGAAAGCGAGGGGCTTTCGGAGTTTCTGGAACGCGTGGACGACGCCAACTTACGGATCCTAGCCCTGCCCTTTGTTCGGAACTTCGAGGGGTGTTATTACCGGGACCGCCCTATGGACTCGGAACTCCATCAGAAGCTAAGGCAAAGGATCAAGAAAATCTACCGGTCGCGAAAAGTGTTATATTAA
- a CDS encoding DUF58 domain-containing protein — MKRVVRTRRAGMIYIVISIIVGVVAVNSGNNLLYLGTAVMLGYMLASGLAGRSNIRNASVSLSFPDEIYAQVPCAVTVHVSNKSRLVPLFLIEVALAGGKERVFFPVVQPGKTESRSLFTTFPYRGAHKVENVELSSVYPFNFFVRYWPVAFKTAVTVFPYPLPCDLELLFVHILPQDDEGESAAATAAEETDIVEVRPYVEGDPIKRVHWKSSARTGKLQSRIYESATAQSGWVINLDNLPADDVERGLSMAAYAVTESMKSGLAIGMRSRQETLLPDPGLTHKKNLLTRLALYV, encoded by the coding sequence ATGAAACGCGTCGTCCGGACGCGCCGAGCGGGAATGATCTACATCGTCATCTCGATAATTGTCGGGGTCGTGGCGGTGAATAGCGGCAACAACCTGCTGTACCTGGGAACGGCGGTGATGTTGGGGTATATGTTGGCCTCTGGCCTGGCCGGGCGAAGCAACATCCGCAACGCGTCGGTATCTTTATCTTTCCCCGACGAGATCTACGCCCAAGTTCCCTGTGCCGTTACCGTGCACGTCTCTAATAAAAGCCGTCTTGTCCCCCTTTTCCTCATCGAGGTGGCTCTGGCGGGGGGCAAAGAGCGCGTTTTTTTCCCCGTGGTTCAGCCAGGGAAAACCGAAAGCCGGTCGTTGTTCACCACTTTCCCCTACCGAGGAGCCCATAAAGTCGAAAACGTGGAGCTGTCCTCCGTCTATCCTTTCAATTTTTTCGTGCGCTACTGGCCTGTTGCCTTCAAGACCGCGGTGACGGTGTTCCCCTACCCTCTCCCCTGTGACCTAGAGCTTCTTTTTGTCCATATTCTCCCTCAAGATGACGAAGGCGAAAGCGCCGCAGCCACGGCCGCGGAAGAAACGGACATTGTGGAGGTTCGTCCCTACGTGGAAGGCGACCCCATCAAGCGCGTCCACTGGAAATCCTCCGCCCGCACGGGAAAGCTGCAAAGCCGGATCTACGAGAGCGCCACCGCCCAGAGCGGATGGGTTATCAACTTAGACAACTTGCCCGCCGACGACGTGGAGCGCGGATTGTCCATGGCCGCCTACGCGGTGACGGAGTCCATGAAGTCGGGTTTAGCCATCGGGATGCGAAGCCGCCAAGAGACCCTATTGCCGGATCCGGGACTCACCCATAAAAAAAATCTTTTGACGAGGTTGGCGTTATATGTGTAG
- a CDS encoding FAD-dependent oxidoreductase, protein MSTSHYDAIIIGAGPAGIFAASELIANGKKVLIADKGKLISDRRCPVVNGLVKSCVHCDSCAVVSGWGGAGSASDGKLTLTTGFGGNLEEYIGQAALLSMIKYVDDAFVRFGADPHCYEAKAEMVYDTIRRGAQVGLRVLPARIRHIGTDASREVLNNMYKDLVTKCDIQMESTVKEILTKSGPSGERTVGVRFEDYREVRGENVLVTPGREGAPWLESLIGKLELPIASMPVDIGVRVEVPDSVCESLTQEFYEVKCLYNTPTFDDRCRTFCMNPSGFVVHEFNQAHRLVTVNGHSLKNKKSGNTNFAILVTKNFTQPFSDPIGYATHIAKLANMLAGGAILVQRLADLRGGRRSTQSRIDRGMVEPTVSAQPGDLSLVLPHRYVMDIVEFLDALNQIMPGVNHGDTLLYGVEIKLYSLRLELNKNLSVPSIEGLWMAGDGAGVSRGIVQAAASGVVAARAICGMVNV, encoded by the coding sequence ATGTCCACCTCGCATTATGATGCCATCATTATCGGCGCCGGGCCCGCGGGGATCTTTGCCGCGTCGGAGCTGATCGCCAACGGCAAGAAGGTCCTCATCGCGGATAAAGGCAAACTGATCAGTGATCGCCGGTGCCCTGTGGTTAACGGCCTGGTAAAGAGCTGCGTTCACTGCGACTCCTGCGCCGTGGTTTCTGGATGGGGGGGTGCGGGTTCGGCCTCGGACGGTAAGCTGACTCTCACCACCGGATTCGGAGGAAACTTGGAGGAGTACATTGGCCAGGCCGCGCTGCTTTCGATGATCAAGTACGTGGACGACGCTTTTGTTCGCTTCGGCGCGGACCCTCATTGCTACGAGGCCAAGGCGGAGATGGTTTACGACACCATTCGCAGAGGCGCCCAAGTGGGCCTACGGGTGTTGCCCGCGCGCATTCGCCACATCGGCACGGACGCGTCCCGAGAGGTCCTAAACAACATGTACAAGGACCTAGTTACCAAGTGTGATATCCAGATGGAGTCCACCGTGAAGGAAATTCTGACCAAAAGCGGCCCCTCCGGCGAAAGAACCGTGGGGGTTCGGTTCGAGGACTACCGGGAGGTGCGTGGCGAAAACGTTTTGGTGACTCCAGGGCGGGAGGGCGCGCCTTGGCTCGAAAGCCTCATTGGTAAGCTCGAGTTGCCCATCGCCTCTATGCCCGTCGATATCGGTGTGCGCGTGGAAGTGCCTGACAGTGTGTGCGAATCCTTGACCCAAGAGTTTTACGAGGTCAAATGCCTTTACAACACCCCCACTTTCGATGATCGATGTCGCACTTTTTGCATGAACCCATCGGGCTTTGTGGTGCACGAGTTCAATCAGGCCCATCGTCTGGTGACGGTCAACGGGCACAGCCTGAAGAACAAGAAATCCGGCAATACGAACTTCGCGATTCTGGTCACGAAGAACTTCACACAGCCTTTCAGCGACCCCATCGGCTACGCCACCCATATCGCGAAACTGGCCAACATGCTGGCGGGGGGTGCTATCCTGGTGCAGCGCCTGGCCGACTTGCGGGGTGGCCGGCGTTCCACTCAGTCCCGCATCGATCGGGGGATGGTGGAGCCCACCGTCTCGGCTCAGCCGGGTGACTTGAGTCTCGTTTTGCCACACCGCTACGTTATGGACATCGTGGAGTTTCTTGACGCCCTGAACCAGATCATGCCAGGCGTCAATCACGGCGACACACTGCTCTACGGCGTGGAGATTAAGCTCTATTCGCTGCGCCTGGAGCTGAACAAAAACCTGTCGGTTCCTTCGATAGAGGGGCTCTGGATGGCGGGAGACGGAGCCGGGGTCAGTCGTGGTATTGTTCAAGCCGCCGCCAGCGGAGTCGTCGCTGCGCGCGCCATTTGCGGGATGGTAAATGTATAG
- a CDS encoding sodium-translocating pyrophosphatase: protein MTILLVLLTFALGVVAILYAWLVHQKITNFVVDDPRIMELSQIIHKGAMAFLKKEYTWLACFVGGVTVLLLGMWKVGFGAGPAFAFLLGALCSAATGWLGMYVATQTNGRTTFAATRSPGEALEMAFSGGSVVGMLVVGVGLAGIAVAYLFLSVSSLAAFGMGASSIALFARVGGGIYTKAADVGADLVGKVEAGIPEDDPRNPAVIADNVGDNVGDVAGMSADLFESYVNSVIAAMTIGLISTDLYGGVALGIRGVAFPMLLAGWGIFSSIIGCLLISSKVRYLEKWVDLTFHYIGKIGCVKKILDRIHEGDAAFALRVGIFAAGGIMILGTFVLSLLCFFTKTFHIFLAVTSGVLAGVLIGYTTELYTSSDYSPVKDVANASETGPATVILAGFSLGMKSLVCPVILIVLSILISHWLAGVFGVACAAVGMLSITGIALSVDAYGPIADNAGGIAQMSQLPPDVRKITDKLDSIGNTTAAMGKGLAIGSAALTALALFVAYSQAAQLSHIDLMDPKVIVGMLLGGMLPFLLCAFCIEAVGRAAQSMIAEVRRQFRDIAGIMEGTAKPEYEKCVSISTAAALKEMIIPGILALVSPLAIGLILGKAALGGFLGGAIVTGVMLALFMANAGGAWDNAKKYIEEGNCGGKGTPNHAAAVVGDTVGDPFKDTAGPSLNILIKLMTVVALVMAPLFV, encoded by the coding sequence GTGACGATTTTATTGGTATTGTTAACTTTTGCCCTGGGCGTGGTGGCGATTCTTTACGCGTGGTTGGTCCATCAAAAGATAACGAACTTTGTGGTGGATGACCCACGAATAATGGAACTCTCTCAAATCATCCACAAAGGGGCTATGGCCTTTTTGAAAAAAGAGTACACTTGGCTGGCGTGTTTTGTCGGCGGCGTTACCGTGCTTTTGTTGGGGATGTGGAAAGTGGGTTTCGGAGCCGGCCCTGCTTTTGCCTTTTTATTGGGAGCCCTTTGCAGTGCGGCCACAGGTTGGCTAGGGATGTACGTCGCGACTCAGACCAATGGACGCACGACCTTTGCGGCTACCCGTAGTCCGGGCGAAGCCCTGGAAATGGCCTTTTCCGGAGGCAGTGTCGTGGGAATGCTGGTGGTGGGCGTAGGTCTGGCCGGCATCGCGGTAGCGTATCTTTTCCTGAGCGTGAGTTCCTTAGCGGCGTTCGGCATGGGAGCCAGTAGCATCGCTCTTTTCGCCCGGGTTGGGGGCGGTATTTACACCAAGGCGGCAGACGTGGGCGCGGATCTCGTGGGCAAGGTCGAGGCGGGCATCCCGGAAGACGACCCCCGCAACCCAGCGGTCATCGCGGACAACGTTGGGGACAACGTTGGGGACGTGGCGGGCATGAGCGCGGATCTGTTCGAGTCCTACGTTAATTCCGTCATCGCGGCCATGACTATCGGACTCATCAGCACAGACCTATACGGAGGCGTGGCCTTGGGAATTCGGGGTGTAGCTTTTCCCATGCTCCTGGCGGGTTGGGGTATCTTCTCCTCCATCATCGGCTGCCTGTTGATCAGCTCCAAGGTCCGCTACTTGGAAAAATGGGTCGATTTGACGTTTCACTATATCGGAAAGATCGGTTGCGTCAAAAAGATCTTGGACCGTATCCATGAAGGAGACGCTGCTTTCGCCTTGAGGGTGGGGATCTTCGCCGCCGGCGGAATCATGATTTTGGGCACCTTCGTTTTGAGTTTGTTGTGCTTCTTCACCAAGACCTTCCATATTTTCCTGGCCGTGACGTCAGGAGTTCTGGCGGGCGTCTTGATCGGCTACACCACGGAACTCTACACGTCAAGCGATTACTCCCCCGTCAAAGACGTAGCTAACGCCTCCGAAACCGGTCCGGCCACCGTTATTTTGGCGGGCTTTTCCTTGGGCATGAAATCTTTGGTGTGCCCCGTAATTTTAATCGTCCTTTCCATCTTGATCAGCCACTGGCTAGCGGGAGTTTTCGGTGTAGCCTGCGCGGCGGTGGGAATGCTGTCTATCACGGGCATCGCTCTTTCCGTGGATGCCTATGGTCCGATTGCCGACAACGCGGGAGGCATCGCTCAGATGAGCCAACTTCCACCTGATGTACGGAAAATCACGGACAAACTGGACTCCATCGGCAATACGACCGCCGCCATGGGGAAAGGTTTGGCTATTGGCTCAGCCGCCTTGACGGCTTTGGCGTTGTTTGTAGCCTACAGTCAAGCCGCCCAGTTATCGCACATTGACCTGATGGACCCCAAGGTCATCGTGGGAATGTTGCTGGGTGGAATGCTGCCCTTCTTGCTCTGCGCCTTTTGTATCGAAGCCGTGGGTCGCGCCGCTCAGTCTATGATCGCGGAGGTGCGCCGTCAATTCCGCGACATCGCGGGCATCATGGAGGGAACAGCCAAGCCCGAATACGAAAAATGTGTCTCTATTTCCACAGCCGCGGCCCTAAAAGAAATGATTATTCCCGGCATTCTGGCTTTGGTTTCCCCGCTGGCTATTGGATTGATCCTGGGCAAAGCGGCGCTGGGAGGTTTTCTGGGAGGCGCGATTGTCACAGGAGTCATGTTGGCGCTTTTCATGGCCAACGCAGGCGGAGCCTGGGATAACGCGAAAAAATACATCGAAGAGGGAAATTGCGGCGGCAAAGGCACACCCAACCACGCGGCGGCAGTGGTTGGCGACACGGTGGGAGACCCCTTCAAGGACACGGCGGGCCCCAGCCTGAACATTCTTATCAAGCTCATGACGGTTGTCGCTCTGGTAATGGCACCTCTGTTTGTATAG
- a CDS encoding DUF5698 domain-containing protein — MALNILGLFLIFFARIIDVSCNIVRILFLVKGRRFIACCIGFFEVMVYMLALSYLLGGGKGLTYVELLFYCGGFATGTYVGSWMEERLLNSFILAKVILDDNEGSRSAIAEVRHMGLGATVINGMGRDGPKLMVEIFCHRHDVMTIQKLFDHQGFVTISDVKQCTGGWFPKRL; from the coding sequence ATGGCGCTAAATATACTGGGGCTTTTCCTAATCTTTTTCGCGCGCATTATTGACGTTAGTTGCAACATTGTGCGCATCCTATTTCTTGTAAAAGGACGGCGTTTCATCGCGTGCTGCATTGGCTTTTTCGAGGTTATGGTCTATATGCTGGCTTTGAGTTATCTTTTGGGCGGTGGCAAAGGTTTGACTTACGTAGAACTGCTTTTTTACTGCGGAGGGTTTGCCACCGGCACTTACGTTGGATCCTGGATGGAAGAGCGATTGTTGAATTCTTTTATTTTGGCGAAAGTGATCTTGGACGACAACGAGGGCAGTCGGTCGGCGATTGCTGAAGTGCGTCATATGGGCCTTGGCGCGACGGTCATCAACGGAATGGGGCGCGACGGGCCGAAATTGATGGTCGAAATCTTTTGTCACCGGCACGATGTCATGACCATACAGAAATTGTTTGATCATCAAGGTTTTGTCACAATATCCGACGTCAAGCAATGTACGGGAGGGTGGTTTCCCAAGAGACTCTGA
- a CDS encoding deoxynucleoside kinase codes for MGQIQIIVEGMTASGKSTIVNLLGERLGFKIMPEEFRDQYDLLSRFHHDRNWAFPMQLNFLVTRFAQYLCASEENCYIMDRSIFGDKVYATLYYKQGYFKDSQYGCYLTLYDSLLKYTKAPQLLILVYCPFEEIMRRIRERGRGDELDAGEEYWRSLYSAYIPFIDFVKSEMDIPNFLVLDLSDPKFIHTPHRVDHFLNEVKAFFPDKFPPGRNSVE; via the coding sequence ATGGGACAGATTCAGATTATTGTAGAGGGAATGACCGCCAGCGGAAAGTCGACCATCGTCAATCTTTTAGGCGAACGACTGGGGTTCAAGATCATGCCGGAGGAGTTTCGCGACCAGTATGATCTATTGAGCCGCTTTCATCACGACCGAAACTGGGCGTTTCCTATGCAGCTCAACTTTTTGGTGACGCGCTTCGCGCAGTACCTGTGCGCCTCCGAGGAAAATTGCTACATCATGGATCGCAGCATTTTCGGCGACAAGGTTTACGCCACGCTGTACTACAAACAGGGCTATTTCAAAGACAGCCAATATGGATGTTACCTGACCCTTTATGATTCCCTCCTTAAGTACACCAAGGCTCCGCAGTTGTTGATCCTCGTCTATTGCCCTTTTGAGGAAATCATGCGCCGCATCCGCGAGCGCGGTCGAGGGGACGAGCTGGACGCCGGGGAGGAATACTGGCGTTCTCTGTACTCCGCTTATATTCCTTTTATCGACTTTGTCAAGTCGGAGATGGACATTCCGAATTTTCTGGTACTGGACCTTTCTGACCCCAAATTTATCCATACACCCCATCGGGTGGATCATTTTTTGAACGAGGTCAAAGCCTTTTTCCCCGACAAGTTTCCCCCTGGCAGGAATTCGGTGGAATGA
- a CDS encoding MoxR family ATPase: MSNVPFFAVNPRIKEALAHLSPLLHGKDGVLVKMMACFFSNGHLLLEDLPGLGKTTLAIAMARTLGLRFGRVQCTNDLLPTDVTGLNIFKAEKGEFEFHPGPIFNNLVLVDEINRATPKTQSALLEAMGEEQVTIDGKTYRLPRPFFIVATQNPVEHSGTFPLPESQMDRFMMKVSIGYPSRTAEREILKAGSQKEKLSNISALFSPDEILRIHSDIERSVMVSDKILDYMLTLTEKTRVFPNIAAGISTRGAMSLLQLAKTLAWMQNRDYVIPEDVKVMAEDVLLHRLQLRQGSGSTKREVLSAIFSEVPTIV, encoded by the coding sequence ATGTCTAATGTTCCTTTTTTCGCGGTCAACCCTCGCATCAAGGAGGCGCTTGCGCATCTTTCGCCTTTGTTGCACGGCAAGGACGGGGTTTTAGTAAAAATGATGGCCTGCTTTTTTTCAAATGGACACCTCTTATTGGAGGACTTGCCCGGTTTAGGCAAAACAACTTTGGCCATCGCCATGGCTCGAACTCTAGGGTTGCGTTTCGGTCGTGTCCAATGCACGAACGACCTTTTACCTACGGATGTCACGGGACTCAATATCTTCAAGGCGGAAAAGGGCGAATTTGAGTTTCATCCCGGCCCCATTTTCAATAATTTGGTACTGGTGGACGAAATCAACCGCGCGACACCCAAAACTCAGAGCGCCCTGTTGGAGGCTATGGGGGAGGAGCAGGTTACAATCGACGGAAAAACCTACCGGTTACCTCGGCCTTTTTTCATTGTCGCCACCCAAAACCCCGTGGAGCACTCTGGAACCTTTCCCCTTCCGGAGTCCCAGATGGACCGCTTCATGATGAAGGTTTCCATTGGCTATCCCTCCAGAACCGCCGAGCGTGAAATACTGAAAGCCGGTAGCCAGAAAGAAAAACTTTCAAACATCTCGGCCTTGTTTTCTCCTGACGAAATTCTGAGGATCCACTCGGACATTGAGCGCAGCGTCATGGTTTCCGACAAGATTTTGGACTACATGCTGACCCTAACCGAAAAAACCCGCGTCTTTCCCAATATTGCGGCCGGAATTTCCACGCGGGGCGCCATGTCGCTCCTGCAATTGGCCAAAACTCTGGCTTGGATGCAGAACCGAGACTATGTGATCCCTGAGGACGTAAAGGTGATGGCGGAGGATGTGTTGCTCCACCGTTTACAGTTACGCCAGGGATCGGGATCTACTAAGCGCGAGGTGCTGAGCGCGATTTTTTCGGAAGTACCAACCATCGTATGA